A region of Micropterus dolomieu isolate WLL.071019.BEF.003 ecotype Adirondacks linkage group LG01, ASM2129224v1, whole genome shotgun sequence DNA encodes the following proteins:
- the boc gene encoding brother of CDO isoform X1: MSGKRDWTPWMKKRRAPVLCALGAVLLCCLQSGASLPDEVPVFTEEPMSVVQKLGGSVNLRCSVRPASANISWRLNGQEFLDGDLGVVLGPNSLYIPTLSNLTLGRYQCVASTSAGALASVPANVTAAKLRDFEHDDQQEIEVDEGNTAVIECHLPESQPKAQVRYSVKQEWLETSKGNYLIMPSGNLQIANATQDDEGPYKCAAYNPVTQEVKTSTSADRLRIRRSTSEAARIIYPPASRSIMVTKGQRLVLECVASGIPTPQVIWAKDGQNLHSHNNTRFLLSNLLIDAVGEGDSGTYICRADNGIGSASSAMVLYDVQVFEPPQVTVELQQQEVVYGETVRFTCQARGKPTPSVMWLHNARPLSPSPRHRLTSRMLRVSNVGPQDDGLYQCMAENGVGSSQASARLITVSTGISSRVKLPSIYRPLSPDKVLREQPPVRPAATGAMLPLDCSELPGQILPAEAPIILSQPRTGKADYYELTWRPRHERGIPVLEYMVKYRKVGDPLADWTSSSISGSLHKLTLAKLQPDSLYEVEMTAKNCGGLGQPAMMTFRTGKVRKGQIDPPKTPAVPSPSLSPPEAPDKPTVSTATETSAYVTWIPRGNRGFPIQSFRVEYKKVKKAGEDWVTAVENIPPSRLSVEITGLEKGTSYKFRVVAVNVIGSSPPSAPSKAYTVVGGRTHERPVDGPYITYNEAINETTIILKWTYTPVNNTPIYGFYIYYRPTDSDNDSDYKKDVVEGDRYWHSITDLQPETAYDIKMQSFNEKGESEFGNVVILETKARPHHQRPTPSDTPDHGLTHPGGLVPRPGDLPYLIVGVVLGAFVFIIVAFIPFCLWRAWAKQKQASDLCFPAVAAPLSSCQYTMVPLQGLALVGHCPLDGHMTVPHGVYPANGEYTPNGKPHHPTHCLPGLQQDEVDCDMECDSLLPQTVSNGHLPVYHYSSSSPDHLDQSCCPPDNSTLQLLDSSHQHCSLQELGHDGNFCGGDKSEDGITHKPASFPLLSLEDEGIFTTPSSAATTPQSQDTTVQEVNVLSNEASPEGKRTANRTDV; the protein is encoded by the exons ATGTCTGGAAAGCGAGACTGGACTCCGTGGATGAAAAAGAGAAGAGCTCCTGTGTTGTGCGCTCTGGGTGCAGTACTGCTGTGCTGCCTGCAGAGCGGTGCCTCTCTCCCTG ACGAGGTGCCAGTGTTCACTGAAGAGCCCATGTCCGTGGtgcagaagctgggtggcagcGTGAATCTGCGCTGCAGCGTCCGACCCGCCTCGGCCAACATCAGCTGGCGCCTCAACGGCCAGGAGTTCCTGGATGGAGATTTGGGTGTAGTGCTGGGGCCCAATAGCCTGTACATCCCCACACTCTCCAACCTGACTCTGGGCAGATACCAGTGTGTGGCCAGCACCAGCGCAGGAGCTTTGGCGAGTGTGCCTGCTAACGTCACTGCTGCCA aGCTGCGGGACTTTGAGCATGATGACCAGCAGGAGATCGAGGTGGACGAAGGCAACACGGCTGTGATTGAATGTCACCTGCCTGAAAGCCAGCCCAAGGCTCAGGTCCGCTACAGTGTCAAACAGGAGTGGCTGGAAACATCCAAAG GGAACTACCTCATCATGCCGTCAGGGAACCTGCAGATAGCCAACGCCACGCAGGACGATGAGGGGCCATACAAGTGTGCTGCCTATAACCCCGTCACTCAGGAGGTCAAAACATCGACCTCCGCAGACCGCCTGCGCATACGCC GCTCCACCTCGGAAGCAGCTCGGATCATTTACCCACCAGCGTCTCGTTCCATCATGGTGACCAAAGGCCAGCGGCTGGTGTTAGAGTGCGTGGCCAGCGGCATCCCCACTCCGCAGGTCATATGGGCAAAAGATGGGCAGAACCTGCATTCCCATAACAACACTCGCTTCCTGCTCAGCAACCTGCTGATTGACGCGGTGGGCGAGGGCGACTCGGGCACTTACATTTGCAGAGCAGACAACGGCATCGGCTCTGCCAGCTCTGCAATGGTGCTTTATGACGTACAAGTGTTTG AGCCTCCTCAGGTGAcggtggagctgcagcagcaggaggtcGTGTACGGAGAGACGGTGCGCTTCACCTGCCAGGCCCGTGGTAAACCCACTCCCTCAGTGATGTGGCTTCACAATGCCCGTCCGCTCTCCCCGTCTCCTCGCCACCGCCTGACCTCGCGGATGCTGCGTGTCTCCAACGTGGGCCCTCAGGATGATGGACTGTACCAATGCATGGCTGAGAACGGGGTGGGCAGCTCACAGGCCTCCGCTCGCCTCATCACGGTTTCCACCG gaatTTCATCCAGGGTGAAGCTGCCCTCAATCTATCGGCCGCTCAGCCCAGACAAGGTGCTAAGAGAGCAGCCGCCTGTGAGGCCTGCAGCTACGGGTGCCATGTTGCCTCTGGACTGCTCAGAGCTGCCAGGACAGATCCTGCCTGCAGAAGCTCCCATCATCCTCAGCCAGCCGCGCACAGGCAAGGCTGACTACTATGAACTCACATGGAGGCCGCGGCATGAGCGAGGCATCCCTGTGCTGGAGTATATGGTCAAATACAGAAAG gtgggAGACCCTCTAGCAGACTGGACCTCCAGCAGTATCTCAGGCTCTCTCCATAAGCTGACTCTGGCCAAGCTGCAGCCAGACAGCCTGTATGAGGTGGAGATGACTGCCAAAAACTGTGGAGGTTTAGGACAACCTGCCATGATGACCTTCAGAACTGGCAAAG TTCGTAAAGGGCAAATTGACCCACCCAAAACTCCTGCTGTTCCATCACCAAGCCTCTCTC ctCCCGAAGCCCCCGACAAGCCCACAGTCTCCACTGCAACAGAAACGTCTGCATACGTGACTTGGATTCCTCGCGGTAACCGTGGCTTTCCCATCCAGTCATTTCGGGTGGAGTACAAGAAGGTGAAGAAGGCAGGAGAGGACTGGGTGACAGCGGTGGAAAACATCCCCCCGTCGCGACTCTCTGTGGAGATCACGGGCCTGGAGAAAG GTACGTCCTATAAGTTTCGTGTTGTGGCTGTGAATGTAATCGGTTCCAGTCCTCCCAGTGCTCCTTCGAAGGCATACACAGTGGTGGGTGGGAGAACCCATGAACGCCCTGTTGATGGACCCTACATCACCTACAATGAAGCCATCAATGAGACTACCATCATTCTCAAATGGACG TACACTCCCGTCAACAACACACCCATCTACGGTTTCTACATCTACTACCGGCCAACAGACAGCGATAATGATAGTGACTATAAGAAGGATGTGGTGGAGGGAGACAGATACTGGCATTCGATCACTGACCTCCAGCCTGAGACCGCCTACGACATCAAGATGCAGAGCTTCAACGAGAAGGGAGAGAGTGAATTTGGCAATGTGGTGATCCTTGAAACGAAAG CTCGCCCTCATCACCAGCGGCCTACTCCATCAGACACCCCGGACCATGGGTTGACACACCCCGGCGGGCTCGTGCCTCGGCCCGGTGATCTACCCTACCTCATAGTTGGTGTTGTCCTGGGAGCCTTCGTCTTCATCATTGTTGCCTTCATCCCCTTCTGCCTTTGGAGGGCTTGGGCCAAACAGA AGCAAGCGTCCGACTTGTGTTTTCCTGCCGTGGCCGCCCCCTTGTCGTCATGCCAGTACACCATGGTTCCCCTTCAGGGGCTTGCCCTGGTTGGCCACTGCCCGCTGGACGGCCACATGACGGTTCCACATGGCGTCTACCCTGCTAATGGAGAATACACTCCGAACGGAAAACCTCACCACCCCACACACTGCCTGCCAGGGCTGCAGCAG GATGAGGTGGACTGTGATATGGAGTGTGACTCGCTGTTGCCACAGACGGTGTCTAATGGACATCTGCCCGTTTACCACTACTCCTCCAG TAGTCCAGATCATCTTGACCAGAGTTGCTGTCCTCCTGATAACTCCACTCTTCAGCTCCTCGACTCTTCCCATCAGCACTGCAGTTTACAGGAACTGGGACATGATGGTAACTTCTGTGGTGGAGATAAATCAGAGGATGGCATCACTCACA AGCCAGCGtccttccctcttctctctctagAAGACGAAGGGATTTTCACCACACCATCCTCAGCAGCCACAACACCACAATCCCAAGATACAACAGTACAGGAAGTGAACGT
- the boc gene encoding brother of CDO isoform X2 has protein sequence MSGKRDWTPWMKKRRAPVLCALGAVLLCCLQSGASLPDEVPVFTEEPMSVVQKLGGSVNLRCSVRPASANISWRLNGQEFLDGDLGVVLGPNSLYIPTLSNLTLGRYQCVASTSAGALASVPANVTAAKLRDFEHDDQQEIEVDEGNTAVIECHLPESQPKAQVRYSVKQEWLETSKGNYLIMPSGNLQIANATQDDEGPYKCAAYNPVTQEVKTSTSADRLRIRRSTSEAARIIYPPASRSIMVTKGQRLVLECVASGIPTPQVIWAKDGQNLHSHNNTRFLLSNLLIDAVGEGDSGTYICRADNGIGSASSAMVLYDVQVFEPPQVTVELQQQEVVYGETVRFTCQARGKPTPSVMWLHNARPLSPSPRHRLTSRMLRVSNVGPQDDGLYQCMAENGVGSSQASARLITVSTGISSRVKLPSIYRPLSPDKVLREQPPVRPAATGAMLPLDCSELPGQILPAEAPIILSQPRTGKADYYELTWRPRHERGIPVLEYMVKYRKVGDPLADWTSSSISGSLHKLTLAKLQPDSLYEVEMTAKNCGGLGQPAMMTFRTGKVRKGQIDPPKTPAVPSPSLSPPEAPDKPTVSTATETSAYVTWIPRGNRGFPIQSFRVEYKKVKKAGEDWVTAVENIPPSRLSVEITGLEKGTSYKFRVVAVNVIGSSPPSAPSKAYTVVGGRTHERPVDGPYITYNEAINETTIILKWTYTPVNNTPIYGFYIYYRPTDSDNDSDYKKDVVEGDRYWHSITDLQPETAYDIKMQSFNEKGESEFGNVVILETKARPHHQRPTPSDTPDHGLTHPGGLVPRPGDLPYLIVGVVLGAFVFIIVAFIPFCLWRAWAKQKQASDLCFPAVAAPLSSCQYTMVPLQGLALVGHCPLDGHMTVPHGVYPANGEYTPNGKPHHPTHCLPGLQQDEVDCDMECDSLLPQTVSNGHLPVYHYSSSPDHLDQSCCPPDNSTLQLLDSSHQHCSLQELGHDGNFCGGDKSEDGITHKPASFPLLSLEDEGIFTTPSSAATTPQSQDTTVQEVNVLSNEASPEGKRTANRTDV, from the exons ATGTCTGGAAAGCGAGACTGGACTCCGTGGATGAAAAAGAGAAGAGCTCCTGTGTTGTGCGCTCTGGGTGCAGTACTGCTGTGCTGCCTGCAGAGCGGTGCCTCTCTCCCTG ACGAGGTGCCAGTGTTCACTGAAGAGCCCATGTCCGTGGtgcagaagctgggtggcagcGTGAATCTGCGCTGCAGCGTCCGACCCGCCTCGGCCAACATCAGCTGGCGCCTCAACGGCCAGGAGTTCCTGGATGGAGATTTGGGTGTAGTGCTGGGGCCCAATAGCCTGTACATCCCCACACTCTCCAACCTGACTCTGGGCAGATACCAGTGTGTGGCCAGCACCAGCGCAGGAGCTTTGGCGAGTGTGCCTGCTAACGTCACTGCTGCCA aGCTGCGGGACTTTGAGCATGATGACCAGCAGGAGATCGAGGTGGACGAAGGCAACACGGCTGTGATTGAATGTCACCTGCCTGAAAGCCAGCCCAAGGCTCAGGTCCGCTACAGTGTCAAACAGGAGTGGCTGGAAACATCCAAAG GGAACTACCTCATCATGCCGTCAGGGAACCTGCAGATAGCCAACGCCACGCAGGACGATGAGGGGCCATACAAGTGTGCTGCCTATAACCCCGTCACTCAGGAGGTCAAAACATCGACCTCCGCAGACCGCCTGCGCATACGCC GCTCCACCTCGGAAGCAGCTCGGATCATTTACCCACCAGCGTCTCGTTCCATCATGGTGACCAAAGGCCAGCGGCTGGTGTTAGAGTGCGTGGCCAGCGGCATCCCCACTCCGCAGGTCATATGGGCAAAAGATGGGCAGAACCTGCATTCCCATAACAACACTCGCTTCCTGCTCAGCAACCTGCTGATTGACGCGGTGGGCGAGGGCGACTCGGGCACTTACATTTGCAGAGCAGACAACGGCATCGGCTCTGCCAGCTCTGCAATGGTGCTTTATGACGTACAAGTGTTTG AGCCTCCTCAGGTGAcggtggagctgcagcagcaggaggtcGTGTACGGAGAGACGGTGCGCTTCACCTGCCAGGCCCGTGGTAAACCCACTCCCTCAGTGATGTGGCTTCACAATGCCCGTCCGCTCTCCCCGTCTCCTCGCCACCGCCTGACCTCGCGGATGCTGCGTGTCTCCAACGTGGGCCCTCAGGATGATGGACTGTACCAATGCATGGCTGAGAACGGGGTGGGCAGCTCACAGGCCTCCGCTCGCCTCATCACGGTTTCCACCG gaatTTCATCCAGGGTGAAGCTGCCCTCAATCTATCGGCCGCTCAGCCCAGACAAGGTGCTAAGAGAGCAGCCGCCTGTGAGGCCTGCAGCTACGGGTGCCATGTTGCCTCTGGACTGCTCAGAGCTGCCAGGACAGATCCTGCCTGCAGAAGCTCCCATCATCCTCAGCCAGCCGCGCACAGGCAAGGCTGACTACTATGAACTCACATGGAGGCCGCGGCATGAGCGAGGCATCCCTGTGCTGGAGTATATGGTCAAATACAGAAAG gtgggAGACCCTCTAGCAGACTGGACCTCCAGCAGTATCTCAGGCTCTCTCCATAAGCTGACTCTGGCCAAGCTGCAGCCAGACAGCCTGTATGAGGTGGAGATGACTGCCAAAAACTGTGGAGGTTTAGGACAACCTGCCATGATGACCTTCAGAACTGGCAAAG TTCGTAAAGGGCAAATTGACCCACCCAAAACTCCTGCTGTTCCATCACCAAGCCTCTCTC ctCCCGAAGCCCCCGACAAGCCCACAGTCTCCACTGCAACAGAAACGTCTGCATACGTGACTTGGATTCCTCGCGGTAACCGTGGCTTTCCCATCCAGTCATTTCGGGTGGAGTACAAGAAGGTGAAGAAGGCAGGAGAGGACTGGGTGACAGCGGTGGAAAACATCCCCCCGTCGCGACTCTCTGTGGAGATCACGGGCCTGGAGAAAG GTACGTCCTATAAGTTTCGTGTTGTGGCTGTGAATGTAATCGGTTCCAGTCCTCCCAGTGCTCCTTCGAAGGCATACACAGTGGTGGGTGGGAGAACCCATGAACGCCCTGTTGATGGACCCTACATCACCTACAATGAAGCCATCAATGAGACTACCATCATTCTCAAATGGACG TACACTCCCGTCAACAACACACCCATCTACGGTTTCTACATCTACTACCGGCCAACAGACAGCGATAATGATAGTGACTATAAGAAGGATGTGGTGGAGGGAGACAGATACTGGCATTCGATCACTGACCTCCAGCCTGAGACCGCCTACGACATCAAGATGCAGAGCTTCAACGAGAAGGGAGAGAGTGAATTTGGCAATGTGGTGATCCTTGAAACGAAAG CTCGCCCTCATCACCAGCGGCCTACTCCATCAGACACCCCGGACCATGGGTTGACACACCCCGGCGGGCTCGTGCCTCGGCCCGGTGATCTACCCTACCTCATAGTTGGTGTTGTCCTGGGAGCCTTCGTCTTCATCATTGTTGCCTTCATCCCCTTCTGCCTTTGGAGGGCTTGGGCCAAACAGA AGCAAGCGTCCGACTTGTGTTTTCCTGCCGTGGCCGCCCCCTTGTCGTCATGCCAGTACACCATGGTTCCCCTTCAGGGGCTTGCCCTGGTTGGCCACTGCCCGCTGGACGGCCACATGACGGTTCCACATGGCGTCTACCCTGCTAATGGAGAATACACTCCGAACGGAAAACCTCACCACCCCACACACTGCCTGCCAGGGCTGCAGCAG GATGAGGTGGACTGTGATATGGAGTGTGACTCGCTGTTGCCACAGACGGTGTCTAATGGACATCTGCCCGTTTACCACTACTCCTCCAG TCCAGATCATCTTGACCAGAGTTGCTGTCCTCCTGATAACTCCACTCTTCAGCTCCTCGACTCTTCCCATCAGCACTGCAGTTTACAGGAACTGGGACATGATGGTAACTTCTGTGGTGGAGATAAATCAGAGGATGGCATCACTCACA AGCCAGCGtccttccctcttctctctctagAAGACGAAGGGATTTTCACCACACCATCCTCAGCAGCCACAACACCACAATCCCAAGATACAACAGTACAGGAAGTGAACGT